In a single window of the Gossypium hirsutum isolate 1008001.06 chromosome D02, Gossypium_hirsutum_v2.1, whole genome shotgun sequence genome:
- the LOC121214833 gene encoding uncharacterized protein, giving the protein MANQLESLVETIKSKVRALKKKSKNNKPYIKMDKSSSVKVEIRSRKARKLIDKTLKAADRPGKRTIS; this is encoded by the coding sequence ATGGCGAACCAGTTGGAGAGCTTAGTGGAAACGATAAAATCAAAAGTAAGAGCTCTGAAGAAGAAATCAAAGAACAATAAACCGTATATAAAGATGGATAAAAGCTCCAGCGTTAAAGTAGAGATCCGTAGCAGGAAAGCAAGAAAACTTATCGATAAGACTCTCAAAGCCGCCGATCGACCTGGAAAACGTACCATTTCGTGa